From Etheostoma cragini isolate CJK2018 chromosome 10, CSU_Ecrag_1.0, whole genome shotgun sequence, the proteins below share one genomic window:
- the slitrk4 gene encoding SLIT and NTRK-like protein 4, producing the protein MLLLLLLAAFSSSISGSLSSSLSSPSMSDRPQMADPSTSDLMAETCSACSCMSVENVLYANCEKITVYRPTQLIPPASSLYHLNFQNNFLIVLYPNSFLNFTHAVSLQLGNNKLQNIEGGAFMGMSALKQLHLNNNELKVLRADTFQGMENLEYLQADYNLIKYIEKGAFNKLHRLKVLILNDNLIQALPDNIFRFASLTHLDIRGNRIQRLPYLGVLEHIGRIVELQLDDNPWNCTCDLAPLKAWLENMPYNIFIGEAICETPSDLYGRLLKETNKQELCPMGTGSDFDVRMPPSPPDNGQSPSKMSPTTLAPMATKAPKTTDSSKIYGNGIVAGLPPFGRNRQIVSFQTRTPPLLCPQPCSCKAHPSDFGISVSCQERNIKNLVDLLPKPPNAKKLHLSGNYIRDISPADFQGFEGLDLLHLGSNQIVTVQKGVFSNLTNLRRLYLNGNQLEQLHPEMFLGLTNLQYLYLEYNAIKEILAGTFDSMPNLQLLYLNNNVLRSLPAYVFAGASLARLNLKNNHFMTLPVSGVLDQLQSLTQIDLEGNPWECSCDLVALKLWLEKLSDGVAAKEVKCASPVQFSNIELRLLKNEILCPKLIARPPFILTSAAPVLTSLSPAGVGKAPPGGPVPLSIMILSILVVLILTVFVAFCLLVFVLRRNKKPVGRQEGLGNQECGSMSLQLRRRSHKSGKKGSIPGDDLGGETFIPQTIEHIGKSHTCGIGRSSDMDAGFKFADSQKQKIILRNSADKDKDSLSTLERNKRLSTIDELEEFLPHREPSMFIQNFLDSKRDFNSIGMSGYEIRYPEKTLDKKMKKSSLIGGNHSKIVVEQRKSEYYELKAKLQGTPDYLQVLEEQTALSKM; encoded by the coding sequence ATGCTGCTCTTACTCCTGCTGGCAGCCttttcttcctccatctccggctccctctcctcctccctctcctccccctccatgTCGGATAGACCTCAGATGGCAGACCCGTCCACCTCGGATTTGATGGCCGAGACCTGCAGTGCCTGCTCCTGCATGTCAGTGGAAAACGTGCTGTATGCCAACTGCGAAAAGATCACTGTCTATCGACCCACGCAGCTCATCCCGCCGGCCTCCTCCCTATACCACCTGAACTTCCAGAACAACTTCTTAATCGTACTGTACCCTAACTCATTCCTCAACTTCACCCACGCCGTGTCACTGCAGCTGGGGAACAATAAACTGCAGAACATTGAAGGTGGAGCGTTCATGGGGATGAGCGCGTTGAAACAACTGCACCTGAACAATAATGAATTAAAGGTGCTGCGAGCAGACACTTTCCAAGGGATGGAAAACTTGGAATACCTTCAGGCTGACTACAATTTGATAAAATACATCGAAAAGGGAGCATTTAACAAACTGCACAGGTTAAAAGTGCTCATCTTGAATGATAATCTCATACAGGCACTTCCTGACAACATATTTCGCTTTGCGTCGCTTACACACCTGGATATAAGGGGGAACAGGATCCAGAGGCTTCCTTATTTGGGGGTTCTCGAGCATATCGGGCGCATTGTAGAACTGCAGCTGGATGACAACCCCTGGAACTGTACCTGTGATTTAGCACCTCTCAAGGCGTGGCTTGAAAACATGCCctataatatttttattggcGAGGCCATATGTGAAACACCAAGTGATTTGTACGGGAGACTCCTGAAAGAAACTAACAAGCAGGAGCTTTGTCCCATGGGAACAGGAAGTGACTTTGATGTAAGAATGCCACCCTCACCGCCTGATAATGGGCAGTCACCCTCCAAAATGTCCCCAACCACTCTGGCTCCCATGGCCACCAAAGCGCCAAAGACCACTGACTCATCTAAGATTTACGGTAATGGTATTGTGGCTGGTTTACCCCCTTTTGGAAGAAATAGACAGATTGTTTCGTTCCAGACACGGACCCCTCCATTGCTGTGTCCGCAGCCCTGCAGCTGTAAAGCCCACCCCTCTGACTTTGGCATCAGCGTCAGCTGTCAAGAGAGGAATATTAAAAATTTAGTTGATCTCCTTCCCAAACCCCCAAATGCCAAGAAACTTCACCTAAGTGGAAATTACATCCGTGATATAAGCCCGGCTGATTTCCAAGGCTTTGAAGGCTTAGATTTGCTACATCTTGGCAGCAACCAAATTGTCACGGTCCAAAAAGGTGTGTTTTCTAACCTAACTAACCTGAGAAGGCTGTATTTGAATGGAAACCAGCTTGAACAGTTACACCCAGAAATGTTTTTGGGCCTCACAAACTTACAGTACCTATATCTGGAATACAATGCCATAAAAGAAATTTTAGCGGGTACATTTGACTCCATGCCGAACCTACAACTCCTGTATCTCAACAACAATGTTCTGCGAAGTCTCCCTGCCTATGTGTTTGCGGGTGCCTCTTTAGCCAGACTGAATCTAAAAAACAACCACTTCATGACCCTACCAGTGAGTGGTGTCTTGGACCAGCTGCAATCATTGACCCAGATAGACCTCGAAGGGAACCCATGGGAGTGTTCCTGCGATCTTGTCGCCCTCAAACTCTGGCTGGAGAAGCTAAGTGATGGAGTGGCTGCCAAAGAGGTAAAATGTGCCTCCCCTGTGCAGTTCTCCAACATTGAGCTGCGCCTCTTGAAAAATGAGATCCTGTGTCCAAAGCTTATCGCGAGGCCGCCGTTTATTCTCACTAGCGCAGCGCCTGTTTTGACCTCACTGTCGCCTGCCGGAGTTGGAAAAGCACCGCCCGGAGGGCCTGTGCCTCTCTCCATCATGATCCTCAGCATCCTTGTAGTGCTGATCCTCACTGTGTTTGTGGCCTTCTGCCTGCTAGTCTTTGTCCTGAGGCGAAATAAAAAACCAGTAGGGAGGCAGGAGGGGCTTGGGAATCAGGAGTGTGGCTCCATGTCATTGCAGCTCCGCCGACGCAGTCACAAATCAGGCAAAAAAGGCTCCATCCCGGGAGACGACTTGGGAGGCGAGACATTCATCCCCCAGACAATTGAGCACATTGGCAAAAGCCACACCTGCGGGATTGGACGTTCCTCAGACATGGACGCTGGGTTCAAGTTTGCAGACTCACAGAAGCAGAAGATTATCCTCCGGAACAGTGCCGACAAGGATAAAGACTCGCTTTCCACCCTGGAGCGCAACAAACGCCTCAGCACCATCGACGAACTCGAGGAGTTCCTCCCCCACCGAGAGCCCAGCATGTTCATCCAGAACTTCCTGGACAGCAAAAGAGATTTCAACAGTATAGGGATGAGCGGGTACGAAATCCGTTACCCTGAGAAAACGCTggataaaaagatgaagaagtCGTCGCTGATAGGCGGGAACCACAGTAAGATCGTGGTAGAGCAGAGAAAAAGTGAGTATTACGAGCTGAAAGCCAAGCTCCAAGGAACGCCTGATTACCTGCAGGTGCTCGAGGAGCAGACTGCGCTGAGTAAAATGTAG